GCAGGGCGTCAAGCGGAAAAAATCGGGCCTCGGCGGCGTCATCTCCCCCCCGAGGATCCGCATCGACCACGCAGATGGCCGTGAAGACCACGCTCATGGTATGCCCTCGAGGATCTCGGCGAGGATCAGAATAGATCCCCAGCAGGCCCGTGAGTTCGACCTCGAGACCCGTCTCCTCCAGAGCCTCCCGCACGGCGGCCGTCTCGACCCGCTCGCCATAGTCCACGAATCCACCAGGCAGTGCCCATCCCAGAGGGGGATTTTTGCGCCGGACAAGAACAACTCCCCGCCCCGGTCTGTGAATGATCACGTCCACCGTCGGAAAAGGATTGCGGGCTCGGCTCAAGACCGCCCCGCCGCAATGGGGACATTCTGTGGCGCCAAACACTTGAGTCGATTTCAGGTTGACGACATGACGACCTTGGCCCTACTAGCGGGCTGACCTGTACACAATTCGGGAACTACCACAGCCCAGCTCAGTCGTCCACTGGTATCGGGCCGAAGTCAGGGATACTGGCCAGCTACAAAAAAACCGGCTGACTGGGGACCACCCCCGGTCAGCCGGCTTTTGCAAAAGGAGGAAGATTGTCTTCTCTAATGCAAAACTGGTTCCATTCGACGAACAAAAGGGATGTTCTTCCAACAACATAATGTTTTACTGAATTTTTTTTTGAAATGAAGATTCCCGTTTATGTGGAACTAATGATCGTCGAGGGTACAAATTTTTCAACCACTGGTCTGGAAAAGCCTGATGGCTCCAAGGATACCGGTTCAA
The sequence above is a segment of the Deltaproteobacteria bacterium genome. Coding sequences within it:
- a CDS encoding NUDIX hydrolase, whose amino-acid sequence is MFGATECPHCGGAVLSRARNPFPTVDVIIHRPGRGVVLVRRKNPPLGWALPGGFVDYGERVETAAVREALEETGLEVELTGLLGIYSDPRRDPRGHTMSVVFTAICVVDADPRGGDDAAEARFFPLDALPGDLAFDHGSILEDFVEVRARFNPVSGTGKGFDRRSL